The nucleotide sequence AAAAAAGATAATAAGCTTTATCTTTCTGCAGAATATCAGCTGGTTCAAATCCTGAATCAAAACCAAAAAATACCGGTTCGATCAGATTATTCTGGATTGCCTGATAAAACTGGAAGTCCACGTTGTTCAAGCTGAAAATAAGCTGATCGATCTTGTAATCTGTTCGATGCGGATTGGGAACTAAATTCCAACCCAGTTCCAGAGGATAACTAAAAGCGGTTGTCTGTAAATTTGCTGAATTTATTGCAGAATAGTTACTCTGTGGAGTAAATATCCAATAAGGATAACAGAAATCTGGTTCGGGAACTGCCACAAAATTCTGTTGCAATTCATATAATTCTGCATTCATTCCATAAACTTCTTCCAGAGTAAGATCGGATGTAAAATTATGTGTTTTCAAATTCCAGCCTTCTACTGTTTGAACCGTAGTTTGCGGAGATATTACACCAAAACTGTAAGGTGAATAATAGGATAATGTGTCACCTTCAGCCATGATCAGATCGATCCTGATTTTGGCATTTTCAAACAACAGATTTGGAATCTGCCAGTCAGCTTCAGTTTGATTTGGAGTCTGATCACTGGCAATGGGAATTAAAAACTCATCATTTTCGGCATAAACATTCACCAAATCGATCGTTGTCTGCAAATTTACATTCCAATCGATCAGCACAGATTCATTGGGAAAATAGAGCTGATTGGGCAGATCGGTGAATTCCAGATTTGGCTGCAGATTTCCCAGATAAAGCGTAAAGGTGTAATAACCGGTGGAAGTTGGCGTAATCGAAAATGTATTTGATGTCAGATCGACATAATTTCCCCCGCGATAAAGGTAAATTCTCTCTGCATTTCGATCGGGGCTGGCTAAACCAATCTCAATTTCTTCGTTCAATAAATTCGTTCTAAAACGATAAGTCCAGGTTTTCAGGTTTGTATTCGAATCGTAATAAGAATAAATTTCCTGTTCCAGATTCTGGGGAACATTGTTCCAATACTGCTCATAAAATTCAGTCAGAAAATATTCTCCGACAGCAGAAGTGTCGGCAGGAACATCGAAAAATTCATCATAACCATTGGAAGCAAATTTATTGTAGCCAAAATAGCAGGTATCACTCAGGGAAATACTGTTTATAGAAGCGAACAGTTTAAATATTCTGCGCGCTTCAGCCGATTCGGTTTCGCCGTAAACATATTCCTGCCCGTTCAATTCGGCTCGAATCTGATAAGTGTAGGTGAGGTTGTTATCAATGTTGTCATCTCTATAATCATACTCAACGCTGTTGCCAATCTGAGAAAGCAGGTTGGGATTGGTCAGCCAGGTATCGATCAACTCAAAATCACTTGTTTCTGTTTTTCGATAGATATTATATCCGGAAAAAGCGGTATTGGTATTGGCTTTCCATTCCATCAGAATCTTTTCATCTCTTCCATAAGCTTCAAAATCAAAAACCAGGGTTGGACCGGCAGTTGCCATAACTTCATTAGAGAGATCAGAAATGTTATTATTTTTATCTTTTATTCTCACAGCAAAATAGTATTCATCTCCCGGTTGAACATTATTAAAATAAAATTCACTTTGAGCCAGGCAAGCCAGATTTGCTGTATTTGTTCTGTTCAGGATGGAATAATTTCCATTTCCGATAGGTTCTGTGGAATATAAAATTTCATAAGAATCCATATCGTAGCAATCTCCGATTTCCCAGGTAAGCTTGATGTAAGATGCAGATTCTGAGACAACCTGTAAATTGGCGGGAGAAGTTGGAACCAGATTGTCGTTCATCTGATACAATGGTTGCATAGCAGAAGTTAAAGCATCTATGAATGGTGAATAATATTCCAGAACCTGATCGAACCGATGTTCCAAATCCCAGGATTGAGTTACCGGGTTCCAACCATGAAACCAGTTGTAATTCTGAACAGTTTGAGGATAAGTGTTGGGAAACTCATCCATTTCTACATGAAAAAATCTTTCAAAATTATCATAAGGATTCATACCGGAATTTGTATAAACCATTTGTCGATTGGA is from Candidatus Cloacimonadota bacterium and encodes:
- a CDS encoding T9SS type A sorting domain-containing protein: MVYTNSGMNPYDNFERFFHVEMDEFPNTYPQTVQNYNWFHGWNPVTQSWDLEHRFDQVLEYYSPFIDALTSAMQPLYQMNDNLVPTSPANLQVVSESASYIKLTWEIGDCYDMDSYEILYSTEPIGNGNYSILNRTNTANLACLAQSEFYFNNVQPGDEYYFAVRIKDKNNNISDLSNEVMATAGPTLVFDFEAYGRDEKILMEWKANTNTAFSGYNIYRKTETSDFELIDTWLTNPNLLSQIGNSVEYDYRDDNIDNNLTYTYQIRAELNGQEYVYGETESAEARRIFKLFASINSISLSDTCYFGYNKFASNGYDEFFDVPADTSAVGEYFLTEFYEQYWNNVPQNLEQEIYSYYDSNTNLKTWTYRFRTNLLNEEIEIGLASPDRNAERIYLYRGGNYVDLTSNTFSITPTSTGYYTFTLYLGNLQPNLEFTDLPNQLYFPNESVLIDWNVNLQTTIDLVNVYAENDEFLIPIASDQTPNQTEADWQIPNLLFENAKIRIDLIMAEGDTLSYYSPYSFGVISPQTTVQTVEGWNLKTHNFTSDLTLEEVYGMNAELYELQQNFVAVPEPDFCYPYWIFTPQSNYSAINSANLQTTAFSYPLELGWNLVPNPHRTDYKIDQLIFSLNNVDFQFYQAIQNNLIEPVFFGFDSGFEPADILQKDKAYYLFCYQENLELKFIPFYENEFSPELELEQKIKLTAEQNDHYAQIIVGSSAVADSLFDANFDILKPELLPFDDNINFYLPLDWGGQNPVKLHQSVSNWNSSGDDIMFEYPFELELLSTEMVHFHSELTNIPDNIYAYLQMPNELIELDSSANYFPANSLVSGSILISNEPILNADDEIIPEKFTANNFPNPFNPQTNISFNLPSADHVVLNIYNIKGQKVKQLISNKLAAGKHSMVWNGRDDNNKQTASGVYFYRLSASKYKSITRKMLLLK